A single Leishmania major strain Friedlin complete genome, chromosome 24 DNA region contains:
- a CDS encoding putative phosphotransferase, which translates to MPAAPNSQRNAELVKSTWATPSRLPPSGQRPQRRAIAAAPSAASSEFPYIAPQPFDAYVVLDFEATCEADRRISDAEVIEFPMVLIDARTATPVAEFQRYVRPVKNPVLSRFCTELTGITQDMVSRCDPFPVVYCEALQFLAEAGLGDAPPMRSYCVVTCGDWDLKTMLPAQMRVSGQQGTPLSFQRWCNLKKRMSQLGFGNGSGCGGGAAPPLGPSGMPDMLQMLGLPLQGRQHSGIDDCRNLAAALCTLLRRGLVIDVTFSTAPFRRWHAPTEAQLPALDALPSTLADGAAQHSRDVPPPPRSHARTEGDARQPKQQQQQPPAPAEKGRSAYRRASSVDFILPTLVLDTHRDAVQELLSDTSPADAPSRVFDEEELKTVSKFMSTLLRHKAIQWRVPITSNGYVLLDDILRQPPMRKQQVSVQDVARIVCDSDKQRYRLAYGAADGRLYIAAVQGHSIDGVEPLLRALTSVEEVPVAVHGTYWEAWKAIQRCGYLSTMNRQHIHFAKGLMNDEQVVSGMRANVQLFIYLDVAAVLADGVALYESSNGVILTPGIGHTRQLPLKYVAKVVDRSDGRTIYPA; encoded by the coding sequence ATGCCAGCCGCGCCAAATTCACAGCGGAATGCGGAGCTTGTGAAGAGCACATGGGCAACCCCCTCGCGGCTCCCGCCGTCAGGTCAGCGCCCACAGCGCAGAGCGATAGCGGCGGCACcatccgccgccagcagtgaGTTCCCCTACATCGCCCCACAGCCGTTCGACGCGTACGTAGTACTGGACTTCGAGGCTACGTGCGAGGCGGACAGGCGCATCTCCGACGCGGAGGTGATCGAGTTTCCAATGGTCCTGATCGACGCTCGCACCGCTACACCGGTCGCGGAGTTTCAGCGATATGTGCGGCCAGTGAAGAATCCCGTGCTCTCGCGCTTCTGCACCGAGCTGACAGGCATCACACAGGACATGGTGAGTCGTTGTGACCCGTTCCCTGTGGTGTACTGCGAGGCACTGCAGTTTCTTGCCGAGGCCGGACTCGGCGATGCGCCGCCCATGCGCAGCTACTGCGTCGTCACATGCGGCGACTGGGACCTGAAGACGATGCTGCCGGCGCAGATGCGTGTTAGTGGACAACAAGGGACTCCACTGTCGTTTCAGCGGTGGTGCAACCTGAAGAAGCGCATGTCGCAGCTGGGCTTCGGCAACGGGagcgggtgcggcggcggcgccgcgccgccacttGGACCGTCTGGGATGCCTGACATGTTGCAGATGCTCGGCCTCCCGCTGCAGGGGCGTCAGCATAGTGGCATTGACGACTGCCGCAACCTTGCCGCGGCTCTGTGCACACTTCTGAGGCGCGGCCTCGTCATTGACGTCACTTTTTCCACTGCCCCCTTTCGGCGCTGGCACGCGccgacggaggcgcagcttCCTGCCTTGGACGCACTGCCGAGCACGTtggccgacggcgcggcgcagcactcAAGAGATgtgcctccaccgccgcggtCGCATGCTCGGACAGAGGGTGACGCACGACAaccgaagcagcagcagcagcagccaccggCGCCAGCGGAGAAGGGGCGTTCGGCATATCGACGCGCATCCTCAGTCGACTTCATTTTGCCAACCCTTGTACTTGACACACATCGCGATGCCGTGCAGGAGCTTCTCTCCGACACGAGCCCCGCCGACGCTCCTTCGCGAGTGTTCGACGAAGAGGAACTCAAGACGGTGTCTAAGTTCATGTCTACCCTACTCCGGCACAAGGCGATCCAGTGGCGGGTGCCTATCACCTCCAACGGCTACGTGCTGCTCGACGACATCCTACGTCAGCCACCGATGAGGAAGCAGCAAGTCTCAGTGCAGGATGTCGCCAGGATCGTGTGCGACTCCGACAAGCAGCGCTACCGGTTAGCGTATGGTGCGGCAGACGGCCGTCTCTACATTGCTGCCGTGCAAGGGCACAGCATCGATGGTGttgagccgctgctgcgagcgcTGAcgagcgtggaggaggtgccggTAGCTGTCCACGGCACCTACTGGGAGGCCTGGAAGGCGATCCAGCGATGCGGCTACCTGAGCACCATGAATAGGCAGCACATCCACTTCGCCAAGGGGCTCATGAACGACGAGCAGGTGGTAAGCGGCATGCGCGCGAACGTGCAGCTCTTCATCTACCTGGATGTCGCGGCAGTGCTCGCGGATGGCGTGGCACTCTACGAGAGCTCCAACGGCGTCATTCTCACTCCCGGTATAGGCCACACACGGCAGCTGCCTCTCAAGTACGTGGCCAAGGTGGTGGACCGAAGCGATGGCCGCACGATCTACCCTGCGTGA